Proteins found in one Dehalococcoidales bacterium genomic segment:
- a CDS encoding TM2 domain-containing protein, protein MAFCSNCGKQLIGDPDMCVNCGVSLKKGGVSQTQYQTPPQYPQQPYPPQQHSQQPYPSQYSQQPYPQQQYHGQQYPQNQYAGAYGGVSDKQKMVAALLAFFLGTLGIHRFYTGKTGTGIAMAVLTVVGWITTIFVFGFVLVYGVALWALVDFIMILLGKFSDKYGRPILN, encoded by the coding sequence ATGGCTTTTTGCAGTAATTGCGGTAAACAGTTAATTGGTGACCCTGATATGTGTGTAAATTGCGGGGTTTCACTTAAAAAAGGAGGGGTGTCGCAAACGCAATATCAAACTCCGCCTCAGTATCCACAGCAGCCTTATCCCCCGCAGCAGCATTCTCAGCAACCGTATCCGTCTCAATACTCTCAGCAACCTTATCCCCAACAGCAATATCACGGTCAACAGTATCCGCAAAATCAGTATGCCGGGGCTTACGGAGGTGTTTCGGATAAACAAAAGATGGTTGCCGCCCTTTTGGCGTTCTTTCTGGGGACTCTCGGAATTCACAGGTTCTATACCGGAAAAACCGGAACAGGCATAGCAATGGCGGTTTTAACCGTTGTTGGTTGGATTACAACGATTTTCGTGTTTGGTTTTGTTTTGGTTTACGGCGTGGCGTTGTGGGCCCTTGTCGATTTTATTATGATATTATTAGGCAAATTTTCAGATAAATACGGCAGACCGATACTAAACTAG
- a CDS encoding YajQ family cyclic di-GMP-binding protein — MPSVDVVSKVDHQALDNAVNNTLREVATRYDFKNVKTEITLNKKDKLIHIVTGDEMKLKAVIEMLKGSCVRLNIDAKSLAPKKMEPTSSGMVKMDVQINEGISADTCKKIVKLIKGTNLKVQPVIQDEQVRVSGKKIDDLQQIMQLLREQDYDVPLQFVNMKRD; from the coding sequence ATGCCATCGGTAGATGTAGTAAGCAAGGTTGATCATCAGGCTTTGGATAATGCCGTTAATAATACACTGCGAGAGGTTGCGACTCGTTATGATTTTAAAAACGTAAAAACCGAGATAACGCTAAATAAAAAAGACAAACTGATTCACATTGTTACCGGTGATGAAATGAAGCTCAAGGCTGTTATCGAGATGTTAAAGGGCAGTTGTGTTCGTTTGAATATAGATGCCAAGTCGCTTGCTCCCAAAAAGATGGAACCGACCTCCAGCGGTATGGTTAAGATGGATGTTCAGATTAATGAGGGAATATCGGCGGATACCTGTAAAAAAATAGTTAAACTAATTAAGGGTACTAACCTAAAAGTACAGCCGGTAATCCAAGACGAGCAGGTTAGGGTTAGCGGTAAAAAAATCGATGACCTTCAGCAAATAATGCAGTTATTGCGAGAGCAAGATTACGATGTCCCTTTGCAATTCGTAAATATGAAAAGAGACTAA
- a CDS encoding fumarylacetoacetate hydrolase family protein, with protein MRYVRFSTNGKSEYGVLNDHTVQKYEGKPFKYLEPTNEFYPLEKIKLLAPCEPSKIIAMGLNYHSHAKEMDLPLPNSPLTFLKPSTSVIGPGESIVYPDSSSRVDYEGEVAVVIKKAGWRISKEDAMDYVLGYSCFNDVTARDLQRADLQWTRAKGFDTFAAIGPWIETDLDPSDIGIETYLNGKLKQKGNTGDLIYTIPEIINFISNVMTLLPGDIIATGTPSGIGPMYPGDVVEVKIDSVGTLKNKVINNGCQ; from the coding sequence ATGAGGTATGTACGATTTTCAACAAACGGAAAAAGCGAATACGGTGTGCTGAACGACCATACAGTTCAGAAGTATGAAGGGAAACCCTTTAAATATCTTGAACCGACCAATGAGTTCTACCCGCTTGAAAAGATAAAGCTCCTTGCTCCCTGCGAACCGTCCAAGATTATAGCAATGGGTCTGAATTATCATTCGCATGCCAAGGAAATGGATTTACCGCTTCCGAATTCGCCGCTGACATTCTTAAAGCCGTCAACATCGGTTATCGGCCCCGGCGAGAGTATAGTCTATCCCGATTCGTCAAGCAGGGTGGATTATGAGGGAGAGGTGGCGGTTGTAATCAAAAAAGCCGGCTGGCGTATTTCCAAAGAAGACGCGATGGATTACGTTTTAGGTTACTCTTGTTTTAATGATGTTACCGCGAGGGATTTACAGAGGGCGGATCTCCAATGGACAAGAGCAAAGGGATTTGATACTTTTGCCGCTATCGGTCCGTGGATAGAAACCGATTTAGACCCATCCGATATTGGAATTGAAACTTATTTAAACGGTAAACTGAAACAGAAGGGCAATACCGGGGATTTAATCTATACTATTCCCGAGATAATCAACTTTATTTCTAATGTAATGACGCTTTTACCGGGCGATATTATTGCTACCGGTACACCGAGCGGAATAGGGCCGATGTACCCGGGTGATGTTGTTGAAGTTAAAATTGATTCCGTTGGTACTTTGAAAAACAAGGTAATTAATAACGGCTGTCAGTAG
- a CDS encoding 4Fe-4S binding protein, with amino-acid sequence MTPKILRKIIKIDEEKCNGCGVCVPACAEGALQIIDGKAKLVSEVYCDGLGACLGDCPQGAISIEERLASEFDEEAAMAYVESKKSAEKEVFRGCPSAVASIFEKKEPIEQPAITAEGQQSMLGHWPVQLTLVPPKAPFLDNADVLLVGDCVPFSMADFHTRFLKDNVVLVACPKLDDFQAHVNKLTDVIASSNIRSFTVIKMEVPCCSGLVSMLEQAMAKAGKRIPYKEVTVGIRGNLKT; translated from the coding sequence GTGACTCCCAAAATCTTAAGAAAAATCATTAAAATCGATGAAGAAAAGTGCAATGGCTGCGGTGTTTGCGTGCCTGCGTGTGCCGAAGGCGCTCTTCAAATTATTGACGGTAAGGCTAAACTTGTGAGCGAGGTTTATTGCGACGGGCTTGGGGCTTGTCTCGGTGATTGCCCTCAAGGCGCTATTTCAATCGAAGAAAGGCTTGCTTCGGAATTCGATGAAGAGGCTGCTATGGCCTACGTTGAAAGCAAAAAATCGGCGGAAAAGGAAGTTTTTCGAGGTTGCCCGTCCGCTGTTGCTTCGATTTTTGAAAAGAAGGAACCGATAGAACAGCCTGCAATCACAGCGGAAGGTCAGCAATCGATGCTTGGTCATTGGCCGGTTCAGCTTACTCTGGTGCCGCCCAAAGCGCCCTTTTTAGATAATGCGGACGTATTATTGGTGGGGGATTGTGTTCCTTTTTCAATGGCCGATTTTCACACCCGCTTTTTAAAAGATAATGTCGTCTTGGTTGCCTGCCCGAAACTGGATGATTTTCAGGCACATGTTAACAAATTAACCGATGTAATAGCCTCTTCTAATATCAGAAGTTTTACTGTAATTAAAATGGAAGTGCCTTGTTGTTCCGGGCTTGTCAGTATGCTTGAGCAGGCGATGGCAAAAGCCGGTAAAAGGATTCCCTATAAGGAAGTTACGGTTGGTATTAGGGGCAATCTGAAGACGTAA
- a CDS encoding MFS transporter translates to MPTKRKYNKWFVLAVLSIALFMINLDITIVNIALPAIMDDFKASLADIEWVVNVYILGFAVTLITLGRLGDIFGRKRLFIIGLIVFTISSFFCGVSQSIEMLIISRVFQALGGAAMMPTTLALINVAFKDGGRGQAMGIWGAVSGAASALGPIVGGLLVHHLSWGYIFLVNIPLGIIAIILGLIIIEESKEHLVSRYIDFPGIIAATVALFSLTFALIEGQKFGWSSPLIISLFIVSLLGFAAFILIEKRSKLPLIDLKLFTNRSFSAGNVLNALLMFSLMGILFLLVLFLEIVLGFSAIKTGLVILPMPLAVLLIAPFAGKFADKKTSRWILATGMAIIGISIFLLSHLSLDTTWQSLIFPLTLSGIGMGLVMAPVSTVIMAAAPLEKSGAASGIMSTTRQIGSFLGIGVLGAVLQTHLIGYVKTALNNSAILTEEMKNIIINTMGKGGFSSGVDLSGIPEEFQAEIMRMFFSGFAESLNTAMQVAVLFCIIGIISAFLISNKSNEVKKT, encoded by the coding sequence ATGCCCACAAAACGGAAATACAATAAATGGTTTGTTCTAGCGGTACTGTCAATCGCACTTTTTATGATTAACCTTGATATTACAATTGTTAATATCGCCCTGCCGGCCATCATGGATGATTTTAAAGCATCTCTGGCCGATATAGAATGGGTTGTAAACGTTTATATCCTCGGGTTTGCGGTCACCCTGATTACACTGGGCAGGCTCGGTGATATATTTGGGCGCAAAAGGCTTTTTATTATCGGTCTAATCGTTTTTACAATTTCTTCTTTTTTCTGCGGTGTATCTCAAAGCATCGAAATGTTAATTATTTCAAGGGTGTTCCAGGCCTTGGGCGGTGCGGCAATGATGCCAACTACTCTTGCATTAATTAATGTCGCTTTTAAGGATGGTGGCCGCGGGCAGGCAATGGGAATATGGGGCGCTGTAAGCGGTGCCGCCAGCGCACTGGGACCGATTGTCGGCGGCTTACTGGTTCACCATCTTTCGTGGGGATATATCTTCCTTGTAAACATCCCCTTGGGAATCATAGCAATAATTCTGGGGTTAATTATTATAGAAGAATCCAAGGAGCATTTAGTTAGCCGCTACATTGACTTCCCGGGTATTATTGCGGCAACCGTTGCTTTATTCTCTCTTACTTTTGCCCTAATTGAAGGTCAAAAATTTGGGTGGTCGTCACCTCTGATTATCTCCCTGTTTATAGTAAGCCTCTTGGGTTTTGCAGCCTTTATTCTGATTGAAAAACGCTCCAAATTACCGTTAATCGACTTAAAACTTTTTACTAACCGCTCTTTTTCGGCGGGCAATGTTTTAAACGCCTTGTTGATGTTTAGCTTAATGGGAATCCTCTTTTTGCTGGTGCTTTTCCTTGAGATTGTACTTGGATTTAGCGCCATTAAAACCGGTCTTGTAATCCTGCCAATGCCCCTTGCTGTTTTACTGATCGCACCGTTTGCCGGTAAATTTGCCGATAAAAAGACCTCGCGCTGGATACTTGCCACCGGAATGGCAATTATCGGCATTTCAATATTTTTACTTTCGCACCTATCGCTTGATACAACATGGCAATCGCTGATTTTCCCGTTGACACTCTCCGGTATCGGCATGGGGCTTGTAATGGCGCCTGTCAGCACAGTAATCATGGCAGCCGCCCCGCTGGAAAAATCCGGAGCAGCCAGCGGGATTATGTCGACAACAAGACAAATAGGAAGCTTTTTAGGCATCGGCGTCCTCGGTGCTGTTTTACAAACCCATCTTATCGGTTATGTTAAGACAGCTTTAAATAACAGCGCGATACTAACGGAAGAAATGAAAAACATAATTATAAATACGATGGGTAAAGGCGGGTTCAGCAGCGGGGTGGATTTAAGCGGTATACCGGAAGAATTCCAAGCAGAAATAATGCGAATGTTTTTTTCGGGGTTTGCCGAAAGCTTAAATACAGCAATGCAAGTGGCAGTCCTGTTTTGTATTATCGGTATAATCTCGGCATTTTTAATATCAAACAAATCCAACGAGGTCAAAAAAACCTAG
- a CDS encoding XTP/dITP diphosphatase: protein MSALLIATNNRGKLAEFKLIFAGLPCSIISPLDINLELEVIENGATFEENAALKSLSFAKASGLLTLADDSGLEVEALRGEPGVMSARYAGENASDSDRVKYLLGKMEKIPQNQRQARFRSVIAITTPGDLQTELSKGECCGEITFEPRGENGFGYDPIFFLPQFGKTMAEISKDLKNEISHRGMAARNAVPILKKLLQIV, encoded by the coding sequence ATGTCTGCGCTGCTTATTGCCACTAACAATCGGGGCAAGCTGGCTGAGTTTAAACTCATATTCGCCGGTTTGCCCTGTTCTATTATTTCTCCTCTCGATATCAACTTGGAGTTGGAAGTTATTGAAAACGGCGCCACTTTTGAAGAGAATGCCGCTTTAAAATCCCTTTCTTTTGCCAAGGCAAGCGGTCTTTTAACATTAGCTGACGATTCGGGGTTGGAAGTGGAGGCGCTGAGGGGAGAACCGGGTGTTATGTCTGCACGCTATGCGGGAGAAAATGCTTCCGACAGCGACCGGGTTAAATATCTGCTGGGCAAAATGGAAAAGATTCCTCAAAACCAAAGGCAAGCCCGATTTCGCAGCGTTATTGCCATTACAACCCCCGGAGATTTGCAGACCGAACTTAGTAAAGGCGAATGTTGTGGGGAGATAACTTTTGAGCCGAGGGGTGAAAACGGCTTCGGCTATGACCCGATTTTCTTTTTGCCGCAATTCGGAAAAACAATGGCAGAAATTTCCAAAGATTTAAAAAATGAAATCAGCCATCGCGGAATGGCCGCCCGAAACGCTGTTCCGATATTGAAAAAACTGCTCCAAATTGTCTAA
- a CDS encoding MarR family transcriptional regulator: MNYSFFNHSDDTDNIINDAYVVMHYLRRYLVYIPANKIAHHRLAILTLLTHEGAMNSSEIAKRLSLSKPQMTNFIDGLVKEKAVERQIDSSDRRKILINITDSGKTMLNGYYDLVRNYFTENLAKMDSNQIKTLSESLAQLASLVKETE; this comes from the coding sequence ATGAACTATTCATTTTTTAACCATTCTGACGATACTGATAATATTATTAATGATGCGTACGTTGTTATGCATTACCTGCGCCGCTACCTCGTTTATATTCCGGCAAATAAAATAGCCCATCATCGGCTGGCAATTTTAACCTTATTGACACACGAAGGAGCTATGAATTCCTCGGAGATTGCCAAAAGGCTGTCTTTAAGTAAACCCCAGATGACGAATTTTATTGATGGTTTAGTTAAAGAAAAAGCGGTTGAACGACAAATTGACTCAAGCGACAGAAGAAAAATACTGATTAATATCACCGACTCCGGTAAAACCATGCTTAACGGTTATTACGATTTGGTTCGCAATTATTTTACGGAAAACCTCGCTAAAATGGACTCAAATCAAATAAAAACGCTTTCTGAATCACTTGCGCAACTGGCTTCGTTAGTTAAAGAAACCGAATAA
- a CDS encoding cytochrome b/b6 domain-containing protein encodes MSRTKWLVSIALLAVFAGGILLSSFPDTLLLSKLPWLLIVSAVAGILLGLLRKRFTCKAIIENGKVQRHEIGSFIEHWLTVVGIFLLIISGFIIGFLFFPHFTDTLKSILFPLNMHFIGLNITLLGGFYFLTDYIFSCKLSSLIPNFKDLSEGTIGKYLFKKECCNEGKYLSSQKAAFLVYAILGGVQIITGFIKIMGHFWGISHTALAVTTLIHDIFSLLFVIMVIVHVLFVVLSTKHRTLLKSWFTGNVSESYAKEEHKVWYDQFTK; translated from the coding sequence ATGAGCAGAACTAAATGGTTAGTCAGTATTGCACTTCTTGCTGTTTTTGCGGGGGGAATTCTTTTGTCGTCATTTCCGGACACGTTACTTTTATCCAAATTGCCGTGGTTACTTATAGTGTCTGCCGTGGCGGGAATTTTGCTTGGACTGCTAAGAAAAAGATTTACATGCAAAGCAATAATCGAAAACGGAAAGGTTCAAAGACACGAAATCGGGTCTTTTATAGAACACTGGTTAACAGTAGTTGGGATATTTTTATTAATTATATCGGGATTCATAATCGGTTTCTTATTCTTTCCTCATTTTACCGATACCCTCAAAAGTATACTTTTCCCGCTCAATATGCACTTTATCGGGCTAAATATTACCTTGTTAGGCGGCTTTTATTTCCTAACCGACTATATCTTTTCTTGTAAGCTCTCATCGCTAATTCCTAATTTTAAGGATTTGTCGGAGGGCACGATTGGAAAATATTTATTTAAAAAAGAATGCTGTAACGAGGGGAAATATCTTTCGTCGCAAAAAGCGGCATTTTTAGTCTATGCAATATTAGGCGGCGTCCAAATTATCACCGGTTTTATTAAGATAATGGGACACTTTTGGGGAATATCGCACACTGCATTAGCGGTAACAACGCTTATACATGATATTTTTTCTCTGCTTTTTGTTATTATGGTTATCGTTCATGTACTATTTGTTGTCCTATCTACAAAACACCGTACGCTGCTTAAATCGTGGTTTACCGGCAATGTTAGCGAGTCGTACGCAAAAGAAGAACATAAAGTTTGGTACGACCAGTTTACAAAATAA
- the dnaN gene encoding DNA polymerase III subunit beta, which yields MKLSCLQENLNRSLNYISRTATTRTTLPITNNVLLATDEGRLKLVATNLEMAITFWIGAKVEDEGAITLPAKLLTEFVGSLPNDKINMSLSARTRTMQLKCARFEARIGGVDAKDFPPIPSVDDGVVTGIDSETLRKGIEKVVFAAAVDESRPVLTGVNAEFEGDTLTLAAADGFRLAVYKMPLATPVEKKTTAIIPAKTLAELNRMAAEQEAPIEIRVNTNKGQILFKLKDFELVSQLIQGAFPQYSQLIPQSYSTRAVVDIAEFLRATRTASIFARDGSNIIKLVITPGVKEAPGKLKITARSEEIGDNEGEVDALVQGSESKIAFNSKYLTEILNVLHESQVALEVTSPSSPGVFRPLGMDNYTHVVMPMFVQWD from the coding sequence ATGAAATTATCTTGTCTTCAAGAAAATCTTAATCGCAGTTTAAATTACATCAGCAGAACCGCAACAACCAGAACAACCTTGCCAATTACCAACAATGTCCTATTGGCAACGGATGAGGGACGCCTCAAACTTGTGGCAACCAATTTGGAGATGGCGATTACTTTTTGGATCGGCGCCAAAGTGGAAGACGAAGGTGCGATTACCTTACCCGCAAAACTATTGACCGAATTCGTGGGGTCTTTGCCCAACGATAAAATCAATATGAGCTTGTCCGCACGCACCCGCACAATGCAACTGAAATGCGCCCGATTCGAAGCCAGAATCGGCGGAGTTGATGCCAAAGATTTCCCCCCGATACCCAGCGTTGACGACGGCGTGGTAACCGGCATAGATTCCGAAACTTTAAGAAAAGGAATCGAAAAAGTTGTTTTTGCAGCCGCCGTCGATGAATCCAGACCTGTTTTGACCGGCGTTAATGCCGAATTTGAAGGAGATACTTTAACACTGGCTGCCGCCGACGGTTTCCGGCTCGCAGTTTATAAAATGCCGCTGGCAACACCCGTTGAAAAGAAAACTACCGCTATCATTCCGGCAAAAACATTAGCGGAACTTAATCGAATGGCCGCAGAACAAGAGGCCCCAATTGAGATCCGAGTCAATACAAACAAAGGACAGATTTTATTTAAGCTTAAAGATTTTGAACTTGTTTCACAACTGATTCAGGGGGCTTTCCCGCAGTATTCTCAGCTTATCCCGCAAAGCTATTCAACACGCGCCGTGGTGGATATTGCGGAATTTTTAAGAGCAACCAGAACCGCCAGTATCTTTGCCCGTGACGGTAGTAATATCATTAAATTAGTGATTACACCGGGAGTTAAAGAAGCCCCCGGAAAACTGAAAATTACTGCGCGCTCGGAAGAAATCGGCGATAATGAGGGTGAGGTGGATGCGCTGGTTCAAGGAAGCGAATCAAAGATTGCCTTTAACAGTAAATATCTTACCGAAATCCTAAACGTTTTACACGAATCCCAGGTTGCCCTTGAAGTAACCAGCCCTTCCAGCCCGGGCGTCTTTAGGCCGCTGGGGATGGATAACTACACCCATGTTGTGATGCCGATGTTTGTCCAATGGGATTGA
- a CDS encoding DUF2892 domain-containing protein — MNLGKVDRIIRGIIGLALLGVALFVLDGAWQIVLIVLGGVMIGTALSGFCPLYVPFRFSTKK; from the coding sequence ATTTGGGGAAAGTAGATAGGATTATTCGCGGGATAATCGGCCTGGCGCTTTTGGGCGTGGCTTTATTTGTTTTGGATGGGGCTTGGCAGATAGTTTTAATAGTGCTCGGCGGGGTAATGATTGGTACCGCGCTTAGCGGTTTTTGTCCGCTTTATGTGCCGTTCCGATTTTCAACTAAAAAATAG
- a CDS encoding cob(I)yrinic acid a,c-diamide adenosyltransferase, with protein sequence MTPNKLEKGLVSVFTGDGKGKTSTAIGIASRAAGHGLKIYFAFFLKANNYVHGEKHSLSLLSGVKFESFGCEGWVDKDNIRPEDFEQAQKGFDASRNAVLCGEYDVVIMDEINMAVNLGLVCTDDLLTLIKEKPANVEMILTGRYADAEIVQAADLVTEMLMIKHPYNDGIQARRGIDY encoded by the coding sequence ATGACACCGAATAAACTGGAAAAAGGACTGGTTTCAGTCTTTACGGGAGATGGCAAAGGGAAAACTTCAACCGCCATCGGAATTGCCTCAAGGGCAGCCGGACACGGATTAAAAATTTATTTCGCGTTCTTTTTAAAAGCCAACAACTACGTTCACGGTGAAAAACATTCCCTGTCTTTACTTTCCGGGGTTAAATTTGAAAGCTTCGGCTGCGAAGGTTGGGTGGATAAAGACAACATCCGTCCCGAAGATTTTGAACAGGCCCAAAAGGGGTTTGACGCCTCAAGAAATGCCGTCCTCTGCGGAGAATACGACGTAGTGATTATGGACGAAATTAACATGGCGGTTAACCTCGGGTTGGTTTGCACGGACGATTTACTTACGCTAATCAAAGAAAAACCGGCCAACGTAGAGATGATTTTAACCGGAAGATACGCGGATGCCGAGATAGTACAGGCGGCCGATTTGGTAACCGAAATGTTAATGATAAAACACCCCTATAATGACGGCATACAAGCGCGCCGAGGGATTGATTATTAA
- the fbp gene encoding fructose-1,6-bisphosphate aldolase/phosphatase → MKLTLSVIKADIGGFVGHSDSHPDVIASAIESMEKAKSEGMLIDYHVTKCGDDLQLIMTHQLGEANEKIHKMAWDTFVKGTEVAKKLKLYGAGQDLLSDAFSGNVKGMGPGVAEMEIEERTSEPIVIFMADKTSSGAWNMPLYKMFADPFNTIGLVIAPNMHKGFSFEVHDVKESKKVCFNSPEEIYDLLVLIGAPARYAVKSVSSRDTGEIAAVSSTQKLCLIAGRYVGKDDPVCIVRCQGAFPAVGEVVEPFTQPSLVEGWMRGSHNGPLMPVSVADSKPTRFDGPPRVTALGFQLSNGKLIGPRDMFDDISFDEARKQANWAAEYLRRHGPFEPHRLPLEEMEYTTMPLVMEKLKERFTTLED, encoded by the coding sequence ATGAAACTAACTTTGAGTGTAATTAAAGCAGACATCGGCGGATTTGTCGGTCATTCCGATTCCCACCCCGACGTAATTGCTTCGGCAATTGAAAGCATGGAGAAAGCTAAATCCGAAGGAATGTTGATTGATTATCACGTCACCAAGTGCGGCGATGACCTGCAGTTGATAATGACCCACCAGTTGGGTGAAGCAAATGAAAAAATCCACAAAATGGCATGGGATACCTTTGTTAAAGGAACCGAGGTTGCCAAAAAGTTAAAATTGTACGGAGCCGGACAAGACTTATTATCCGACGCTTTCTCCGGTAACGTTAAAGGAATGGGACCCGGCGTTGCCGAGATGGAAATTGAAGAAAGAACCTCCGAACCGATTGTAATCTTTATGGCCGATAAAACTTCTTCCGGCGCTTGGAATATGCCCTTATACAAAATGTTTGCCGACCCGTTTAACACCATCGGATTGGTAATTGCCCCCAATATGCATAAAGGCTTCTCGTTTGAAGTCCACGATGTTAAGGAAAGTAAAAAGGTCTGTTTTAATTCCCCCGAAGAAATCTATGACCTTTTAGTTCTTATCGGCGCACCGGCGCGTTATGCCGTTAAATCGGTTAGCAGCCGAGATACCGGTGAAATAGCCGCCGTTTCTTCGACACAGAAATTATGTTTAATTGCCGGACGCTATGTCGGTAAAGACGACCCTGTTTGCATCGTACGCTGCCAGGGCGCTTTCCCAGCCGTCGGTGAAGTTGTTGAACCCTTTACTCAGCCGTCACTGGTTGAAGGCTGGATGCGCGGCTCGCACAACGGCCCGCTAATGCCCGTTTCGGTTGCCGACAGCAAGCCGACCCGCTTTGACGGTCCGCCTCGAGTAACCGCTCTCGGTTTCCAACTTTCGAACGGAAAATTGATTGGCCCACGCGATATGTTTGACGATATTTCTTTCGACGAAGCGCGCAAACAGGCTAACTGGGCTGCGGAATACCTACGCCGCCACGGTCCTTTTGAGCCGCACCGCTTACCGCTGGAGGAAATGGAATATACCACCATGCCGCTAGTAATGGAAAAACTCAAGGAGCGCTTTACAACCCTGGAAGACTAA